The Salicibibacter halophilus DNA window GGGCCGCCGTCGCTTTTCGGTTTCCGATTACGGACAATACGAAACAGCTTTTCATGAGTATCATCATTAATATTGCTGTACCGGCTATTATTTTAAACGGCATCTTTAACACGGAAATATCTGAACAAATTATGCATCAAGCAGTGACGATCTTTATTTTTTCGGTTATCTTTCATTCCGGAGCTGTTTTCTTTGCTTTTTTGCTTGGGCGCATCTTTCGGTTTTCGTCGCCATGGGCGAAAAAACTCGCGATTCTTTCCGCATTTGGCAACACTGGATTCATCGGCATCCCGCTCAGTTTTACTATTTTTGGCCCGACCGGCGGATTGCTCGCTTCCGTATTCAACGCCGGCCTTGATTTAATGATTTTTTCACTCGGGATTTTCATGTTGCAATCCCATGGACGCTTTGACTTCAGGCAATTAAAAGCGTTGTTCAACGCCCCGTTAATGGCCCTAGTCGCCGGTGGCTTGTTTGCATTCAGCGGCCTGGATGCTCCTGTCATCTTCCAAGATTTGACCGAGATGCTGTCCAGCCTTTCGGCGCCGCTCTCGATGTTATACATCGGTTTTTTGTTGCCTCCCTTTTTTAAAAAAGGACAAACATTTGTATTCCCGGGGCTTTGGTTTCCATTATCCATGCGTTTACTGGTCATTCCGGTCATTAGCATTACCATCATCGCTTTTATGCCGATGGATGATTTTTTAAAGCAGCTGTTCATTATTCTTGTTCCACTGCCGACATTTACATTGGCAACAGTTCTTTTTTCACGGTATACGGAGCAGGAAGATGAATCGGTGATGACGATCATCTATTCAACGATGCTTTGCCTGGCTACGATTCCGATTATTGCTGTCTATGCCAATTTTCTATCTTAACGAGGGGGTATGATTGTGCGTGAAGCGTTAATTGTTATTGATTATACGAATGATTTCGTGGCACCGGAAGGAAGATTAACATGTGGGGAACCGGGGCAAAACATCGAGGGGAGGCTAGTGTCCATCTTGCAGCAGTTCCATCGGCAGGAACAAGAGATTTTCTTCGCTGTCGACGTACATGAAGAAAATGATCCTTGCCACCCGGAAACCGCTTTGTTTCCGCCCCATAACATCCGCGGAACAAGCGGGCGTGACCAATACGGAAAGGTCCAGACGTTTCTTGATGAACTCGGTGCGGAGTGGCCGGCGCATATTCACTGGCACGACAAAACACGCTACAGCGCATTCGCCGGTACACCTTTGGAACTACAATTGAGGGAGAGAGGCATCACCCACCTCCACCTCGTTGGCGTTTGCACGGACATCTGTATTTTGCATACCGCCGTCGATGCCTATAATCGCGGATTCGCGCTCACCGTCCACGAGGACGCCGTACAAAGTTTCAATCCCGATGGGCACACCTGGGCGCTCGCCCATTTTAAGAATTGCCTCGGCGCGACTGTCGTTTCCGATTAAAACACCATAGAAAGCGAGGATCATATCATGAAGCCATACGTTTACATTGCACACCCAATTCCAGCACATGTTGAAGCTTATATTGCCGAACATTGCGAGTATAAAATCTGGAATGACGAAAACAAGAAAGTGCCCCAGGACCAATTAAAAGAAGAATTAAAAAGCGCTGATGGCGCCATTCTAACAGGGTATGACGTCGACGAAACGCTGCTAGCGGACGCGGAGAATCTCAAAGTAGTCAGCACTGTCTCCGTTGGGTATGACCGCTACGACACTGCCGCGTTAAAAAAGCACAACGTTTATGGCACCCACACGCCCCATGTGCTCGATGAAACGGTCGCCGACCTGATCTTCGGACTCGTGTTATCCGGTGGACGCAGAATTGCCGAACTCCACGAATACGTAAAAGGGGGACATTGGGGCTTAGAACCGGATAGCGCGTTTTACGGCTATGATATTCATCAACGAACGCTCGGGCTTATCGGCATGGGAAGAATCGGTGAAAAAATCGCCAAACGGGCACGCTTTGGTTTTGACATGGACATTCGTTATTATAATCGGTCGCGGAAACCGGAAATGGAAGAAAAATACGATGCCGTCCGCCTTGAATTGGACGACCTTCTGGCACAAGCCGATTTCGTCGTGCTCATCGTTCCTTTAACAGAAGCTACCCACCAATTAATCGGTGAACGCGAGCTTCAGTTAATGAAGTCCAGCGCGGTTTTGATTAACGGGGCACGAGGTCCGGTTGTTGATGAGGAGGCAGTTGTCCAAGCTTTAAAAGAGGAGACGATCTTCAGTGCCGCGCTCGATGTATTTGAAAATGAGCCGCTCCCAAAAGATCACCCACTGTTGTCTCTGCGCAATGTGACGTTAACCCCGCACATCGGGTCCGCTACCCGAGAAACCGATGAAGCGATGATGATGCGGGCGGCTGAAAATATGGTCCAAGGTGTTTTTGGGGATACGCCGCAAAATGTGATTAAAGAGTTGCGTTAAATCCTGGTTTTAAAAAAATCAACACGAAGCAAAATGTCCGAAATAATGAGCTATCGGGCATTTTTTTATGCACCGATTTCTCTCCATCAAGCATTAGAACCCTAAAATTCTTCTTACATGTTTTACGTATGTTTGGCTCACGATGAGTGGCGGATGTTCGGTTTTCTTTAAAGTGATGACTAAATTTCCTGACAGGTCACGGAAAATTTGTTGGATGAATCTGATATTTACAATATAGGAACGATGAATCCGCAGGAAGGAACTCGGTAAGTATTGTTCCATCGTTTTCAAAGCATAAATCGTATGATATTGGTTGTCGGTTGTGTAAAACCACGTTTTCTTTTGATAGCTTTCAATATAGGTGATTTCTTCAACCGGGATCGGCGTCCACATTTCATCCTGCTGTCCAGTTAAAAAGGAAATCTGCCTTTTCAAGAAATAGTCCGGAGGGAGGATGACTGTCACAATAATATCGGCAGACTTGTCTTCCTCAAATGGGTATCCAATTCCGTAATAAGAAAGACCGAAGACCGATTGATCCACAAGTGATTCAACACGCCTTTTTTTACGGGCTACCTCATGGGAAATACTCCCAAAAGGGACAGGTTGTTCGGGGTACAGACGAATATCATGGGTGCCTGCGTAATAATCCAGATATTTATCTGAATTCGCGACAGCAATCGATGCTTCATCGGGAGTCCAATCTTTCATGAATCTTGTTAATTGCTGAATATTAATCGTGCTCATCGGTGTCGCTCCCTTAATCTGTATATTTATATTTATACTAACACTTTTCGACAATTCATCGTCAATTATTTTCTTCTATCAGTAAATAGAATGGCCTGTCCGAAAGCACTTACGTAATAATGAAACTGTTCTATAATGTATGAAAATTAATGCTGTTGTGTAATAAAAAATCAGGAGTAGCAAGGAAAATGAAACGAATACTGCTCATTAATTCGTTTTATGCAACAGTTTTGAAGTCACAATTATGTATCCGCTTACAAGGAGGTTTTTATGGCTGTTGAAAAGTCATCCGACCATCGTCACGGGATAAATTATAAACAGGTGGAAAAAAGTTCAACGTTCAGACAGTTAATTTCAGAAAAAAAGAAGTTCATTATTCCCTGTTCTATTTTCTTTTTGATTTTTTATTTTTCCTTGCCAACGCTTGCATCTTACACAACTGTTTTAGACGGGGATGCCATAGGAGGAGTGATCACTTGGGCGTGGGTCCTTGCATTCGCGCAATTTGTTATGACTTGGACGCTTTGTATTCTGTATACGCGTAAGGCTGCACATTTTGACCAACTCGCCCAAAAAGTGTTGAATGAGGAAGGAGAGCCAAGAAAATGAACCTAACCGTTATTACACTATTCCTTGTTTTCGTAATAGCAACACTCGTAATTACTTATTTTGCGGCGAAGCGAACGAGTTCAGCCGATGATTTTTACACTGCAGGTGGCGGACTCACTGGTTGGCAAAATGGTTTGGCCATCGCGGGAGACTATTTATCCGCAGCTTCTTTTCTTGGAATTGCCGGAGCTATCGCGCTTGATGGGTATGATGGTTTTTATTACAGCATCGGTTACCTCGTCGGATTCCTAGTGGTTCTCTTTATTGTTGCTGAGCCAATGAGAAACATTGGAAAATACACCATAGCCGACATGGTCACGGCTCGTTTTGATTTAAAAAAAGTGCGTGGAATTGCTGCTTTGAGTACGATTACGATTGTGACGTTTTATATGATTGCCCAGCTTGTCGGTGCCGGGGCATTAATCCAATTATTATTCGGGATTGATTACTGGTTGGCAGTGATTATCGTTGGTGCCATGATGACGACGTATGTGATGTGGGGTGGGATGACCGCCACGAGCTGGGTACAAATCATTAAAGCTGTTCTATTAATGGTTGGTATGTTTGTCCTTTCCATTTTAGTTCTCTTTTATTTTAATTTTAATCTGGTGGAATTGTTTTCATCAGCCAGGGATGCTTCCCCGCATGGAGATGCTTATTTAAATCCAGGTGTTCAAGCCGAACTTCCTTTGGATACGATTTCCTTAATGCTTGCCCTTGTATTAGGGACTGCCGGTTTGCCTCATATTTTACTCAGGTTCTTTACCGTAAAAGATGCAAAGACGGCACGGACTTCAGTTGTTGTCGCGACTTGGATTATCGGCTTTTTCTATCTCCTTACGGTATTTTTAGGCATGGGCGCTCTTTATTTCGTTGGGCACAGTGATATTGTGGAGACAAACCCGGCGGGGAATATGGCAGCTCCAATGCTCGCAGAGGCACTTGGGGGCGATCTTCTCTTCGCATTCATTGCCGCGGTTTCTTTCGCAACGATTCTGGCCGTTGTAGCCGGACTTGTATTATCAGGGGCGACAGCTTTTGCCCATGATTTATATGGTCACATCATTAAAAAAGGGCAGGCAACCCAAAGACAGCAAATGATCGCTGCCCGTTCCGCGACGCTTGGCGTAGCAGTGATGTCGATTATCCTAGCACTTGCAGCGCAAAATTTAAATGTTGCTTTTCTAGTCGCGTTAGCGTTTGCTGTCGCGGCCAGCGCGAACTTGCCGGTGATTGTTTTCACCATCTATTGGAAACGGTTTAATACAACCGGAGCAATCACGGGGATTTTGTCAGGTTTAATTACGGCACTCGCTCTCGTGCTTGTTAGTCCAAGTGTACTATCCCCGGATGGAGACGCGATTTTTGTCGGTACGCCGCTCTTTCCGCTTGAAAATCCGGCAATCATATCTGTTCCGGTCGGTTTCCTAGGTGCAATCATTGGGACTTATCTTGCTAAAACACCACTGGATAAAGAAAAATATCGAGAAATTAAAGTTAAAGCACATACTGGCTATTCAGATTCGGATGAAAAAGCGTAAATCCAACACCTGGAAAATATATTTTTAAGAAAGGAAGAATGGTCATGGAAGAATTGAAAGCACTCCCCCCTAAAGGTGGAGACCACAATTTAAACAATTACGAAGAAGCAACGCAACAATTTGATTGGGCAGAAGTCGAGAAAGCATTTTCCTTTTACGAAACCGGGAAAGTAAATATGGCGTATGAAGCCATTGACCGTCACGCCGAGAGAGCTGATAAAAAAGATCAAGTTGCGCTCTATTATAGCGATGATCAGCGCGATGAGGCTTATACATTTGCCGACATGAAAAAAATGACCGATAAGGCCGCCAATGTTTTTCAGGAAGCCGGGATTGAAAAAGGGGACCGGGTGTTTATTTTCATGCCGCGTTCGCCTGAATTATACTTTGCCGCCCTTGGGGCGATTAAGGTGGGCGCGATCGTCGGGCCATTGTTTGAAGCTTTTATGGAAGGAGCCGTTAGGGACCGGCTGGAAAACAGCGAAGCAAAAGCGATTGTCACGACCAATGATCTGGTCGGGCGCGTGCCCGTCTCGGAGCTTCCGGCGTTGGAAAACGTATTTATCCAGGGGGACGATGTCAAGGAAGAAGGAAAAACCCTTGACTTTCAAACACGGCTGGCACAGGCATCGGAAAACCATGCCATCACCTGGGTGGATCGTGAAGATGGCTTGATTTTGCATTATACGTCCGGTTCAACAGGCACGCCGAAAGGCGTATTGCACGTGCACGCGGCGATGATCCAGCATTACCAAACGGGCAAATGGGTGCTGGACTTGAAGGAAGATGATGTGTATTGGTGCACGGCAGATCCGGGTTGGGTCACCGGCACGTCCTATGGCATCTTTGCCCCGTGGCTGAATGGCGTCACGAATGTCGTGCGCGGCGGACGGTTTAGTCCCGAGTCCTGGTACGGGACATTGGAAAAATACAAGGTCACCGTGTGGTACAGCGCGCCGACGGCGCTGCGAATGTTGGCGAGCGCCGGGGATGACATCGTAAAACATTATGATCTCTCAAGCTTGCGGCATATTCTCAGCGTCGGCGAACCGTTAAATCCTGAAGTGGTCCGTTGGGGAGAGGAAGTCTATGGCTTGCGTATTCACGATTCCTGGTGGATGACCGAAACGGGCGCGATCATGATTACGAATTTTCCGAGCTTGACGATCAAACCTGGTTCGATGGGCAAACCCATCCCGGGCGTCGAAGCCGGTATTCTGGATGACCAGGGCCATGAACTGCCGCCCAATCGCATGGGGAATCTTGCGTTGCGCACGGGCTGGCCGGCGATGATGCGCACGATTTGGAACAACGAAGAAAAGTATAAAGGATATTTTGAATTTCCGGGCTGGTACGTATCCGGGGATTCCGCCTATAAAGACGAAGAAGGTTACTATTGGTTCCAAGGCCGGGTGGATGATGTGATTTTAACAGCCGGTGAGCGCGTTGGTCCATTTGAAGTGGAAAGCAAGCTCGTGGAGCACCCGGCTGTCGGTGAAGCGGGTGTGATTGGCAAACCGGACCCGGTGCGCGGAGAAATCATTAAAGCCTTTGTCGCGCTTCGCGAAGGCTATGAAGAGACAGATGAACTCAAAGAGGACATCCGCGTCTTCGTGAAAAACGGATTGGCCGCCCACGCGGCGCCGCGGGAAATGGTCATTCGAGACACATTGCCGAAGACCCGGAGCGGGAAAATCATGCGCCGTGTCCTCAAGGCATGGGAACTTGATTTGCCAACCGGAGATTTATCGACGATGGACGATGATTAAGGGATACGTTTTGAAACCGGTAAGGATGCCCACGGGCGATCCTTATCGGTTTTTTGTTTTTATGCATGCTTATATTTTTGCTCATCACTTATTGACAAATCACGCCTCTGGGCATACCATGTAACTATAATTTGCCCTAAGGCAAAATTTATAGTTCGTGCAAAATTGTTTGTCCCAAGGAAATTTGTTGCTCTGTTAATGAATCATTTTTTCAAATCATCGAGAAATGAGGGAAAGAAACTTGAAAAAACCAGAACCTCTCTTTTTATCTATATTAGCGAGTTTTGGGCTGTTGGCGGCAGCCTGTGGGGATGGAGAAACCGATGCGTCACCACCCGAAGAAGGAGAGCCCATCCAAGTGACGACCACAATTGCTCAAATTGATGACATTGTTGAAAATGTCGGCGGGGAACACGTTGACTCTACCCCGTTAATGGGACCCGGGACTGACCCTCACGTTTACCAGGCGTCCCATGGGGATGTGGAATTGCTGGAAGACGCTGATATGATTTTTTGGAACGGATTAAATTTAGAGGAACAGATGACGGATATGATGGATCATTTAGGCGAGGAAAAACCGGTATATGCACTTGGTGAACAAGTGCCGGACGAATACATTTTAGAAGACGAAGAAGAAGCCGGGATGCCTGACCCCCATATTTGGTTTGATATTGAGCTGTGGTCCTATGCTGTTGAAGGCGTAAAAGACGGTCTCATTGAACTCGACCCGGATAACGAAGAGGAGTATCAAGCAAATGCTGAAGAATACCTCGATGAACTCCAGGAATTGCAAACATGGTCCGAAGAACAAATCCAAGAAATTGACGAAGAAAGCCGTGTGTTGGTGACCGCCCATGATGCTTTTCAATATTTTGGAGATGCCGCTGGGATGGATGTCATCGGCTTGCAAGGCATTAGCACCGATGCTGAATACGGGCTTAGTGACGTGCAAAATGTGATCGATGAAATGGAAGATCGGGATGTCGGAGCGATTTTCGGAGAAACCAGTGTCTCCGACAGCGCCATTGAAGCCGTGATCGAAGGTGCCGGACAACGGGGGCACGAAGTCGAAAACGGCGGCACGCTCTACTCCGATGCCATGGGTGAACCGGGCACCGAGGAAGGGACGTATGTCGGCATGTACCAGGCAAATATCAATCAAATTGTGGACGCATTGAAATGAAAGAATGAACGACATGATATCAGTTAAATCGTCGCATAAACACTAAAAGGAGTATTATCTCATGAATCCGGTAACCGCTAGTAACATTACTGTTGCTTATCACCGCAAACCGGTGCTTCAAAGCATAAATTTTGAAGCGCCGGAAGGAAAACTGATTGGCATCATCGGTCCCAATGGCGCGGGGAAATCAACATTGTTAAAATCGATCCTCGGCCTCGTGCCCAAGGCTTCCGGAGACGTCAATATATACGGCAAGCCCTATCGTAAACAAAGGCAAATGGTCGGTTATGTGCCACAACGAGGGTCGGTAGATTGGGACTTCCCGACAAATGCCCTTGATGTTGTGCTCATGGGACGTTATGGGCAAATCGGGCTTTTCCGGAAAGTGAAAAAAAAGGATGTTAAAGAAGCCATGACCTGTCTGGAAAAAGTCGGGATGGACCAATATGCACAGCGGCAAATCAGCCAATTATCGGGCGGGCAGCAACAACGTGTGTTTCTCGCCCGCGCGCTTGCTCAAAACGCTCAGGTTTATTTTATGGATGAACCATTTGTCGGGGTTGATGCCGCTACGGAAAAAGCGATTATTAACTTGTTAAGCGAGCTTAAAAATCAGGGAAAAACTGTTCTCGTCGTCCATCATGATTTACAGACCGTCCAGGATTATTTTGACTGGATCATGCTTTTAAATGTTCGTAAAATTGCTTTTGGGCCTACAAAAGAAACCTTTAAAAATGATCTATTACAAAAAACGTATGGAGGACGATTAACACTTCTTGACAGGGAAGAGGAAGTGACGCCCCTTGTTTAATATGCTCAGCGATCCGAATTTCCAATGGGTTCTTTTTGGGACCACCATCCTCGGCATCGCAAGCGGTGTGCTCGGAAGTTTCTCCCTTTTGCGCAGACAAAGCTTGATCGGGGACGCCATGAGCCACGCTGCCCTCCCCGGAATTTGCGTTGCTTTTCTGATCGTCGGTGAAAAAATGATGGGTGCATTGCTTCTGGGCGCTGGGATAGCTGCTTATCTGGGACATATTGCGTTCAAGCGATCATCCGCCACACGCGCTTAAAAACAGATACGGCCATTGGACTGATTCTGTCTGTTTTTTTTGGGATCGGTATCGTGCTCCTCACGTATATCAACCAACTCCCGGTCGGAGACCAAAGCGGTTTGGATGAGTTTATTTTCGGGCAGGCGGCCGCGATGGTGAGCAGTGATGTACGCATTATTTCCATCGTAGCCATAATTTTGGTGGCAATTGTCGTTTTGCTTTTTAAAGAGCTGAAATTACTCATCTTTGATCGGGAGTTCGCGCAAGGCATCGGATTGCCGACCACCGTTCTCAATGGCCTGCTCATGACAATGATCGTTGCTGCTGTCGTGATTGGCCTTCAGGCCGTGGGGGTTGTTTTAATGGTTTCAATGCTGATTGCACCGGCAATTACCGCTCGCTATTGGACGGACCGCCTCGATCATATGGTAATTTTATCCGGTATTGTCGGCGCACTTTCCGGCATTTCAGGCACGCTCATTTCCGCACCGATCTCCGGAATGCCGACAGGTCCGCTCATTGTTGTTTCCGCTTGTATGTTGTTTTTCGTTTCCCTTGTAATCGCTCCAAAAAAAGGGTTATTGATCAAAGCTTATCGTTTAAAACATTTGCGAAAGCAAACCGCGAGAGAGCAAATATTACAAAGTCTCTATGAACTCGCCGAGGAACACTATGCAGCGACCCGATCGCTAAAAACATTCCCTGGCGAAGACATTCAAGCGTTACGCCCATTATCCGCACGCAGGTTTCAGAAAGCTTTAAAAGGATTACAGCAATCCGGATACGTCAACGTGACGAACGAAGGCTTTTATTTGACGGCCTCCGGAAGGGAAAAAGCGCATAGGGTCACCCTCAACAATCGCTATATGCAAATGTATGCCATGCATGAGGTTCGCTTTGCTAACCTTCATATGGAAAAACAAAACTGGGATTTTTTATCTCTCCCTGAAGAAGAGCAAGGGCGTTTACAGGCTTTATTGCATGAGCACAAACTGGAGCCCACATTATTGCAGATGCTTCAAGAAGGGAGGACCTCAACATGACGGACTACACATTTTGGATCCTCCTAACCGCCTCACTTGTAGGCATTACATGTGGGATCATTGGTGTCCTGCTCATTTTACGGAAGTTGGCGATGGTATCCGATGCCATTAGTCATACGGTGTTACTCGGTATTATTTCTGCTTTCCTCATTACCCAATCGTTGGATGGATGGACGATGTTTATCGGGGCAGCGATTGTCGGCGTGTTAACGACCGTGTTTATACAAATGCTCAATTCTGCAGGAGTACAATCCGATGCTTCGATCGGCATTGTTTTTACATTTTTATTTGCTATCGGGGTCATTCTTGTCTCCATGTTTGCAAGGAATGTCCACATTGACGTGGAACATACCATCATGGGGGAAATAGCCTTCATTCCTTGGGAGACCGTGAATTGGTTTGGCATTGAAGCTCCACAAGCCGTATGGATGCTAAGTATTGTACTCGTGATCGACGTTATCCTCCTGCTTTTCTTTTACAAGGAATTTAAGCTCAGCACGTTTGATCCTGAACTCGCGGCAGCGCTTGGTCTCCCCGTCGGCCTTTTGCATTACCTCCTCATGGGGATGACATCCATTACAGCAGTTGCCTCTTTTGACGCGGTCGGTGCAATTCTTGTCGTTGCCATGTTGATCGCGCCTGGCGCAACCGCGTATTTGCTGACGGAACGCTTCAGCATGATGTTCGTCTTGAGCGCAACATTTGGTGTAATTGCAGCTATTTCAGGCTATTATATGGCGGCATGGCTCAATGCTTCGATTGCCGGGATGATGGCCACAATGGCGGGCGTGCTCTTTTTGCTCGCGTTTATTTTCTCCCCGACACATGGGATGATTGCAAAGGCCCTTTCACAAAAACACATCCGTACCTTTGATGCGGATACGTAAGAAAGACGCTTCCCCCGTTTTTCCAAATGTTAGAGGTCGAACTCCGATTGCGACCTCTTTTTTCCGCTCAAGACAATAAAAAAAGCACCCTCCGTCTCGAGCGTGCTCCTACAAATTCGATCATGATTCACTATCCGATCCCTCTCCCTGGGTCAGGGCGGAATCACTGATTGCTTGTTGGTCCGGACCGACATATTGGACGTCTGCCTCTTGGGCATACTCTGTCCATTCTTGAACGTATGGTTCCGGATCGACCGCATTTTCATAAGAAGGGATCTTTAAAACAGGATGTCCGTCAAAACCATTGATGATATGGGTCGTCATTGCCATTGATTCTTCCAGTGAAGCATCACGATGGGCAAGCGGTTCATAAATCACCATATCCGGCGCTTGATCATTAATGACGTTCCATTCCTCAAATTCGACGAATTCCTCGGAATTACTGCTGTTAAAATCATCAATATTAAAGGCTTCAACGTGAAATTCATACTGGTCGCTTGCATCTTCAGGGAAATAATTTTCCCATTGCACATCCTCTTCGCTATTGGAGGTAAATACAGCCAAATTAACCACATCACCGGATTCGTGTTGCTGTAAAATTTCATTGGCATCTTCTTGAAGCTCTTCCTCAACGTCACCTGAAGGATTCCCCGCCTCTTCAGATGCCGATTCATCCTGTTGAATGGTGGAGAACTGCTCAATATACTGCGCTTCTCCCACGCTTAATGTCTGTTCGTGCTGCAAACTATATAAGACGGTGACGATGACGACAACAATTAAATATGGCAGTGTTCTTTTTAATAGACTCATCGTTCTCTCCTTCATTTCTTCCAGGATTTAGCGACGGCGTTCATCAAGGATATCTTCAACCGTTCCTTCCCCATAATCAACTTCGAGCATTTGCACCCCGCCGAAAAAGACCGTGGTCACTCGTTCTTCAGCAAGGTAGCCCATCTCGGATAACCTTTCTATTCTCTCCTCGTCTTCCCATCCATCTTCATAAAGAATCTGGTCGACGCCTTCTTGATTATCATGAACAAAGCGCGGAACGTTCATGGCTTCTTCTATGTCTCCATCCAAACGTTCATTGTTGATAAGCACCTGGCTCATGATTTGAGGGATCCGCCGGCCACCCGGGCTCCCCATGCCGGTGACGGTTCCTTCATCTTCATTGATGATAATCGATGGAGCGATAAAGCTACGCGCGCGTTTGCCGCTGTCATAATCGTTGGGCGGCAGATCCTCCGGGGCGAAATTGCTCATTTGGTCATTCAGGAAAAAACCGGTTTCCGTCATTTGGCCTGAGCCGAAAAAGTTGCTCAGTGTATTTGTTGCCGAAACCATGTGCCCATCTTCATCGACAACGACAAAATGGGTCGTGTTTCCGTCATCATCCACTTCCGGCGCTGCAGCTTGTTCTTCTCCGGAACCGGCTGGGTCGGTATCGATGTTACTCGCCATCTCTTGTGTGTATTCTTCACTCGTTAACCGATCGACATTCACATCCGAAAATTGGGGGTCTCCAATCGTTGAAACTCGGTCCGAATACGCTTGCTCGCTGATTTCCGCGAACAAATGCGCAAAGGCTGCCCCGTCGTCCGCTTCATCGTTTATTTGCACTTGCTCGGCCATCTGCAACATTTGGATAAATGTTACTCCAGACGTCGGCGCCCCTGATGAGTACACTTGATTTCCGTTAAATGTTCCGGAAGCGACGTCGGGTTCCAACACTTCATAATTGGCTAGATCTTCTTCTGTTATGCTTGAGCGGTCCCCGGCGACTTCAGATGCCATAGCCCCTGTGTAAAAGTCTTCAAGGCCATGCTCCTGAAGGTGGGCCAACGTATCTGCAAGCCTCGGCTGCACAAGTTCTTCCCCTTCCTGGATCGCCATGCCGCCGGGATAGAATTCTTCTGCTGCATCCGGATCAATTCGGCCATCCGGATTCTCGATGCTTCCCGCGTAATCCAATCGATTTGCCAACATATGATCTACTTCATAACCATTCTCGGCATAATCAATGGCAGGTTCCATCAACTGTTCCATGGGAAGAGAACCATGCTCCTCATGAATTTGTTCCATTCCTTTTAAAAACCCGGGAACGGCTGCTTCGTATTCTCTGCCATCTGCAGGGGACATTTCCCGGTAATCGTAATAATCAGGCTCGGCCGCGGGATTATCAAGGACCAACATTGCTCCGCCTCCCCCGAGGCCTGAACCGTAAGGTTCTACAACGCCAAGGGCAAACGATACGGCGATAGCCGCATCCACTGCATTTCCGCCTTCTTCAAGAACGTCGATGCCCACTTGCTGCACTGTTGGATTGGAAGTGCTCACGCCATAATCTCCGTCGAATTCAACAGCCTCTTGCCTTTCATCCGTGTCGGCTTCTTCATCGGGGAGTCATTTACCTCTTCCCCATTATCGTCAGTTTCATTCATTAAAAACGCGGCTGCCAGCATAATTACTGCTAAAATCGACATGACCACGATCATGTTTCGTGACAAA harbors:
- a CDS encoding AEC family transporter, with translation MDVATVTLAIATMALIIVLGAAVAFRFPITDNTKQLFMSIIINIAVPAIILNGIFNTEISEQIMHQAVTIFIFSVIFHSGAVFFAFLLGRIFRFSSPWAKKLAILSAFGNTGFIGIPLSFTIFGPTGGLLASVFNAGLDLMIFSLGIFMLQSHGRFDFRQLKALFNAPLMALVAGGLFAFSGLDAPVIFQDLTEMLSSLSAPLSMLYIGFLLPPFFKKGQTFVFPGLWFPLSMRLLVIPVISITIIAFMPMDDFLKQLFIILVPLPTFTLATVLFSRYTEQEDESVMTIIYSTMLCLATIPIIAVYANFLS
- a CDS encoding cysteine hydrolase family protein; the encoded protein is MIVREALIVIDYTNDFVAPEGRLTCGEPGQNIEGRLVSILQQFHRQEQEIFFAVDVHEENDPCHPETALFPPHNIRGTSGRDQYGKVQTFLDELGAEWPAHIHWHDKTRYSAFAGTPLELQLRERGITHLHLVGVCTDICILHTAVDAYNRGFALTVHEDAVQSFNPDGHTWALAHFKNCLGATVVSD
- a CDS encoding 2-hydroxyacid dehydrogenase; its protein translation is MKPYVYIAHPIPAHVEAYIAEHCEYKIWNDENKKVPQDQLKEELKSADGAILTGYDVDETLLADAENLKVVSTVSVGYDRYDTAALKKHNVYGTHTPHVLDETVADLIFGLVLSGGRRIAELHEYVKGGHWGLEPDSAFYGYDIHQRTLGLIGMGRIGEKIAKRARFGFDMDIRYYNRSRKPEMEEKYDAVRLELDDLLAQADFVVLIVPLTEATHQLIGERELQLMKSSAVLINGARGPVVDEEAVVQALKEETIFSAALDVFENEPLPKDHPLLSLRNVTLTPHIGSATRETDEAMMMRAAENMVQGVFGDTPQNVIKELR
- a CDS encoding LytR/AlgR family response regulator transcription factor; amino-acid sequence: MSTINIQQLTRFMKDWTPDEASIAVANSDKYLDYYAGTHDIRLYPEQPVPFGSISHEVARKKRRVESLVDQSVFGLSYYGIGYPFEEDKSADIIVTVILPPDYFLKRQISFLTGQQDEMWTPIPVEEITYIESYQKKTWFYTTDNQYHTIYALKTMEQYLPSSFLRIHRSYIVNIRFIQQIFRDLSGNLVITLKKTEHPPLIVSQTYVKHVRRILGF
- a CDS encoding DUF485 domain-containing protein, coding for MAVEKSSDHRHGINYKQVEKSSTFRQLISEKKKFIIPCSIFFLIFYFSLPTLASYTTVLDGDAIGGVITWAWVLAFAQFVMTWTLCILYTRKAAHFDQLAQKVLNEEGEPRK
- a CDS encoding solute symporter family protein → MNLTVITLFLVFVIATLVITYFAAKRTSSADDFYTAGGGLTGWQNGLAIAGDYLSAASFLGIAGAIALDGYDGFYYSIGYLVGFLVVLFIVAEPMRNIGKYTIADMVTARFDLKKVRGIAALSTITIVTFYMIAQLVGAGALIQLLFGIDYWLAVIIVGAMMTTYVMWGGMTATSWVQIIKAVLLMVGMFVLSILVLFYFNFNLVELFSSARDASPHGDAYLNPGVQAELPLDTISLMLALVLGTAGLPHILLRFFTVKDAKTARTSVVVATWIIGFFYLLTVFLGMGALYFVGHSDIVETNPAGNMAAPMLAEALGGDLLFAFIAAVSFATILAVVAGLVLSGATAFAHDLYGHIIKKGQATQRQQMIAARSATLGVAVMSIILALAAQNLNVAFLVALAFAVAASANLPVIVFTIYWKRFNTTGAITGILSGLITALALVLVSPSVLSPDGDAIFVGTPLFPLENPAIISVPVGFLGAIIGTYLAKTPLDKEKYREIKVKAHTGYSDSDEKA